In Pengzhenrongella sicca, a single genomic region encodes these proteins:
- a CDS encoding lycopene cyclase domain-containing protein: MTNALLNLAVLAALILGLGRHLRGLRAGPIVGAAVVLVAMTAVFDTVMIGVGLYVYDPDRILGVYVAGAPLEDFAYPLAAAIAMPALWTLFGARERRAPGEPGGSGPT; encoded by the coding sequence ATGACGAACGCGCTGCTCAACCTGGCCGTGCTCGCGGCGCTGATCCTCGGGCTGGGGCGGCACCTGCGGGGGCTGCGCGCCGGCCCGATCGTGGGGGCCGCCGTGGTGCTGGTCGCGATGACGGCGGTGTTCGACACGGTGATGATCGGGGTCGGGCTCTACGTCTACGACCCCGACCGCATCCTCGGGGTGTACGTCGCGGGAGCTCCCCTCGAGGACTTCGCCTACCCGCTCGCCGCCGCGATCGCGATGCCCGCGCTCTGGACGCTCTTCGGGGCCCGGGAGCGACGGGCCCCGGGTGAGCCCGGCGGGAGCGGGCCGACGTGA
- a CDS encoding lycopene cyclase domain-containing protein, whose translation MIRFAYLGALAVSLGGLALLDHRFRLAFWAHGRRAAACVLTGVVGFLAWDGAGLALGIFARGDSPHMTGLLLAPELPVEEPFFLALLCYTTLLVWLALDRRGRSARSARAPRRADR comes from the coding sequence GTGATCCGCTTCGCGTACCTGGGCGCCCTCGCGGTGTCGCTCGGCGGGCTCGCGCTGCTCGACCACCGGTTCCGGCTCGCGTTCTGGGCGCACGGGCGCCGGGCGGCCGCGTGCGTGCTGACCGGCGTCGTCGGATTCCTCGCCTGGGACGGCGCGGGGCTCGCCCTCGGCATCTTCGCCCGCGGCGACAGTCCGCACATGACCGGGCTGCTGCTCGCGCCCGAGCTGCCGGTCGAGGAGCCGTTCTTCCTCGCCCTGCTCTGTTACACGACGCTGCTCGTGTGGCTCGCCCTGGACCGGCGCGGTCGGTCGGCGCGGTCGGCTCGCGCGCCGCGGAGGGCGGATCGATGA
- a CDS encoding prenyltransferase, translated as MSGRASTTRAAALRSIVAASRPFSWVNTAYPFAAGYLLATGGRVDVALVVGTVYFLGPYNLLMYGINDVFDYASDLLNPRKGGIEGALADPATARSEHRRILWACAATNLPLLGWLLALGDAAAGAVLALVVFLVVAYSAPGLRFKERPGLDSATSAMHFVGPLLYALVLVGADLTAPSVWPVLVAFFLWGMASHAFGAVQDVRADRAGGIASVATAVGAHATVVAATVGYLAAAAVLLVVPWPGSLTALAPLPYAVNAASFWSVRDADCERANRGWRRFLWLNLVTGFAVTMVLIAVARTA; from the coding sequence GTGAGCGGCCGCGCGTCGACCACCCGCGCCGCGGCCCTGCGCTCGATCGTCGCGGCGTCGCGGCCGTTCTCCTGGGTCAACACCGCCTACCCGTTCGCGGCGGGCTACCTGCTCGCCACGGGGGGCCGGGTCGACGTCGCGCTCGTGGTCGGGACGGTCTACTTCCTCGGCCCGTACAACCTGCTGATGTACGGGATCAACGACGTCTTCGACTACGCCTCCGACCTGCTCAACCCGCGCAAGGGCGGGATCGAGGGCGCGCTCGCCGACCCGGCCACGGCGCGCTCGGAGCACCGGCGCATCCTGTGGGCGTGCGCTGCGACGAACCTGCCGCTGCTCGGCTGGCTGCTCGCGCTCGGCGACGCGGCCGCGGGCGCGGTCCTCGCGCTCGTCGTCTTCCTCGTCGTCGCGTACTCGGCGCCGGGGCTGCGCTTCAAGGAGCGCCCGGGGCTGGACTCCGCGACGTCGGCGATGCACTTCGTCGGCCCGCTGCTGTACGCGCTCGTGCTCGTCGGCGCGGACCTGACCGCGCCGAGCGTGTGGCCGGTGCTCGTCGCGTTCTTCCTGTGGGGGATGGCCTCGCACGCCTTCGGCGCGGTGCAGGACGTGCGGGCCGACCGGGCCGGCGGGATCGCGTCGGTCGCGACGGCGGTGGGCGCCCACGCGACCGTCGTCGCGGCGACCGTCGGCTACCTCGCGGCCGCGGCGGTGCTGCTCGTCGTGCCGTGGCCCGGCTCGCTCACGGCCCTGGCGCCGCTGCCGTACGCGGTCAACGCGGCGAGCTTCTGGTCCGTGCGGGACGCGGACTGCGAACGCGCCAACCGGGGCTGGCGCCGGTTCCTCTGGCTCAATCTCGTGACCGGTTTCGCCGTCACGATGGTGCTCATCGCCGTCGCCCGGACGGCCTGA